A section of the Mergibacter septicus genome encodes:
- the uspE gene encoding universal stress protein UspE, translating into MHFNNILVVIDPEYKKQAALERAIALIKQQQSSQPVTLTAFLSVYDLSYAISVTGNQEREEMQHNIIRQKELWVNEILEQHHIDNVHFKIKVVWCSNEVQAIEDIIEQHHYDLVVKFTHQKEDFSSLIFTPTDWQLLRKLPCPIFMVKDGDWQHQRRILVAVNVADDESYHDAFNKQLVGLSMSLAESLDRGNIHLVTAYPTTPISIALDLPEFSVPDYGNSIRGQHLINMKALRQHFCIDEDHTHVYEGLPEEVIPKVAEKIGAELVVLGTIGRTGLSAVLLGNTAEHVISQLNCNLLAIKPNPNMPTE; encoded by the coding sequence ATGCACTTCAATAATATTTTAGTTGTTATCGATCCTGAATACAAAAAGCAAGCCGCTCTAGAAAGAGCTATTGCTTTAATTAAGCAACAACAAAGTTCTCAACCTGTTACACTTACAGCTTTTCTTTCTGTTTATGATTTATCCTATGCAATTAGTGTTACGGGAAATCAAGAGCGTGAAGAAATGCAACATAATATTATTCGCCAAAAAGAACTTTGGGTGAATGAAATATTAGAACAACATCATATAGATAATGTTCATTTTAAAATAAAAGTGGTTTGGTGTAGTAATGAAGTTCAAGCAATAGAAGATATTATTGAACAACACCATTACGATCTTGTTGTCAAATTTACCCATCAAAAAGAAGATTTTAGTTCTTTAATTTTTACCCCAACCGATTGGCAATTATTACGCAAATTACCTTGCCCTATTTTTATGGTCAAAGACGGAGACTGGCAACATCAACGACGGATCTTAGTCGCAGTAAATGTTGCTGATGATGAAAGCTATCATGATGCTTTCAATAAGCAATTAGTTGGGTTAAGTATGAGTTTAGCGGAAAGTTTAGATCGCGGAAATATCCACTTAGTCACCGCCTATCCTACAACACCCATTAGTATTGCATTAGACTTACCCGAATTTAGTGTTCCTGATTATGGAAACAGCATTCGAGGTCAACATCTAATTAATATGAAAGCGTTACGTCAACACTTCTGTATTGATGAAGATCATACTCATGTTTACGAAGGGCTACCTGAAGAAGTAATTCCTAAAGTTGCTGAAAAAATTGGAGCGGAATTAGTTGTACTTGGAACCATTGGTCGCACTGGATTATCTGCTGTTCTATTAGGTAACACAGCAGAACATGTTATTAGCCAGCTAAATTGTAATCTCCTAGCGATTAAACCTAATCCCAATATGCCAACAGAATAA
- the ftnA gene encoding non-heme ferritin translates to MLSAKIVKMLNDQLNLEFYSSNVYLQMSAWCEHNGFEGAAKFLAEHAAEEMQHMRKLFTYLNETGALAIIDAIEAPKHDFSSLPEILHLTYEHEKLVTRKINELVSATWEEKDFSAFNFLQWYVAEQHEEEKLFSGILDKLKLVGSEGEGLYLIDKELGSISTL, encoded by the coding sequence ATGTTATCAGCAAAAATTGTTAAAATGTTAAATGATCAATTAAACCTTGAATTCTATTCATCTAATGTCTATCTCCAAATGAGTGCTTGGTGTGAGCATAATGGTTTTGAAGGTGCTGCAAAGTTTTTGGCTGAGCATGCAGCAGAAGAAATGCAACATATGCGTAAACTTTTCACCTATTTAAATGAAACTGGTGCATTAGCCATTATTGATGCGATTGAAGCGCCAAAACACGATTTTTCTTCATTACCTGAAATATTACACTTAACTTATGAGCATGAAAAATTAGTTACTCGTAAAATCAATGAATTAGTGAGTGCCACTTGGGAAGAAAAAGACTTCTCCGCTTTCAACTTCCTACAATGGTATGTGGCTGAACAACACGAAGAAGAAAAATTATTTAGTGGGATTTTAGATAAATTAAAACTAGTCGGTTCAGAAGGTGAAGGATTATATTTAATTGATAAAGAGCTAGGTTCGATCTCAACATTATAA
- a CDS encoding enoyl-CoA hydratase produces the protein MANQVYLALYKGNRSGKGFGALKARLGDWLTRKLTKGKYSHCEIAIETFDKWGQYDWRKRYQCYSSSTRDGGVRSKEIDLDSGKWDLIPLNGITEHQIKRYFEQTQGKRYDWLGALGVVFFIPQSRDKFFCSEWCANAMNGGDEGWRFSPNHLAAIFKQGAK, from the coding sequence ATGGCTAATCAAGTTTATTTAGCCTTGTATAAGGGCAATCGCAGTGGTAAGGGCTTTGGAGCGCTAAAGGCTCGATTAGGCGATTGGCTGACACGCAAGCTCACCAAGGGCAAATACTCGCATTGTGAGATAGCAATCGAGACCTTTGATAAATGGGGGCAATACGATTGGCGCAAGCGTTACCAATGCTACTCTAGCTCTACCAGAGATGGTGGTGTGCGCAGCAAGGAGATTGATTTAGATAGTGGCAAATGGGATTTAATCCCGCTCAATGGCATCACCGAGCATCAAATTAAACGCTATTTTGAGCAAACCCAAGGCAAACGCTATGACTGGCTTGGGGCGTTAGGTGTGGTGTTCTTTATCCCACAATCCCGCGACAAATTTTTTTGCAGCGAGTGGTGTGCGAATGCAATGAATGGCGGTGATGAGGGCTGGCGATTTAGCCCAAATCATTTAGCCGCAATTTTCAAACAAGGAGCAAAATAA
- a CDS encoding DUF6900 domain-containing protein, with the protein MKKPTEKAINNVLETIAKDVGRIDTLETRMSDHLDFYDMPVWCMKAMMKAAYNAGKQK; encoded by the coding sequence ATGAAAAAACCAACTGAAAAAGCTATTAACAACGTATTAGAAACCATTGCTAAAGATGTGGGGCGTATTGATACGCTGGAAACCAGAATGAGTGATCACCTTGATTTTTACGATATGCCCGTATGGTGTATGAAAGCAATGATGAAGGCAGCCTATAACGCAGGAAAACAAAAATAG
- a CDS encoding helix-turn-helix domain-containing protein, with product MKKTNFGEFIRGYRRANKILLKQMADALGFSSAFLSSIENGNKPIPQGIEQKLVNSFSFSEQDKERLFESVDTTRTQSTITIPQNSLDQMIVGAFCRNFNELDDTKKQELLNLLKGVK from the coding sequence ATGAAAAAGACTAATTTTGGAGAATTTATCAGGGGGTATCGGCGCGCCAATAAGATCCTATTAAAACAAATGGCTGACGCTTTAGGCTTTAGTTCTGCATTTTTATCATCTATTGAAAATGGAAATAAGCCAATTCCGCAAGGTATTGAGCAAAAGCTTGTAAATAGCTTCAGTTTTTCAGAACAGGATAAAGAGCGCTTATTTGAGTCAGTTGATACAACAAGAACACAAAGCACGATTACAATCCCTCAAAACTCATTAGATCAAATGATTGTAGGAGCATTTTGTCGGAATTTTAATGAGCTTGATGATACTAAAAAACAAGAATTATTAAATTTATTAAAAGGGGTCAAATAG
- a CDS encoding Gp49 family protein has protein sequence MNKLTKDYLDSLVVNTQYVHQDLLTICTITLKNGFKLVGTSACADKQNYDAKIGEQIAYQNAFAKLWELEGYLLKQRLHEQSQGFVTLRNGNQAQIVYTSPFGKLLVVEQTGDELPTVHWHNSDGS, from the coding sequence ATGAATAAACTAACAAAAGACTATTTAGACAGCTTAGTCGTAAATACTCAGTATGTACATCAAGATTTACTGACTATTTGCACCATTACCCTTAAAAATGGTTTTAAACTGGTTGGTACCAGTGCGTGTGCAGATAAGCAAAACTATGACGCCAAGATTGGTGAGCAAATTGCTTATCAAAATGCCTTTGCAAAACTCTGGGAGCTTGAGGGGTATTTACTCAAACAACGCTTGCACGAGCAATCGCAAGGCTTTGTCACATTACGCAACGGCAATCAGGCTCAAATTGTTTACACAAGCCCTTTTGGCAAATTGCTTGTGGTTGAGCAAACGGGTGATGAGTTGCCCACAGTACATTGGCATAATTCCGATGGCAGTTAA
- the aceE gene encoding pyruvate dehydrogenase (acetyl-transferring), homodimeric type, translating to MSDMVRYDIDPPETNDWLDAIDSVIREEGVERAQFIIEQLLQRARSNNVSLPTGTTTDYINTIPASAEPAYPGNIDLERRIRAAVRWNAMMMVLRASKKDLELGGHLSSFQSAATIYEVCFNHFFKARTEKNGGDLVFFQGHISPGIYSRAFLEGRLTEEQLDNFRQEVGGKGLSSYPHPKLMPEFWQFPTVSMGLGPLNAIYQARFLKYLHNRGLKDTADQTVYAFLGDGEMDEVESRGAISFAAREKLDNLVFVINCNLQRLDGPVTGNGKIIQELEGLFNGAGWEVIKVIWGNRWDSLLQRDTSGKLLKLMMEVVDGDYQTFKSKDGAYIREHFFGRYPETAALVADMTDDEIWALNRGGHDPIKVFAAFNQAKQVKDKPTVLLVKTVKGYGMGEAAEGKNIAHQVKKMDMSGVRHVRDRFALPFTDAEVEKLPYIKFEEGSEEYNYLHQRRTALNGYLPTRLPRFTQALEVPSLDEFSQLFEAQSRPISTTMAFVRSLNVLLKNKSVGKHIVPIIADEARTFGMEGLFRQIGIYNPHGQNYVPQDREQVAYYREATDGQVLQEGINEQGATASWIAAATSYSTNDVPMIPFFVYYSMFGFQRIGDLMWLAGDQRARGFMIGGTSGRTTLNGEGLQHEDGHSHIQALTIPSCVAYDPAFAYEVAVIMQDGVRRMYGEAQEDIYYYITTLNETYEQPAMPAGAEDGIRKGIYKFETVEGKGSAKVQLLGSGAILRHVREAAQLLATDFGVTSDVYSVTSFTELAREGSAIERENMLHPEAEAKVPYITQVMNDAPAVAATDYMRLFAEQVRAYVPASSYRVLGTDGFGRSDSRENLREHFEVNAHYVVIAALTELVKAGTLDKKVVSEAIEKYAINPDKVYSLYA from the coding sequence ATGTCAGATATGGTCAGATATGATATCGATCCACCAGAGACTAATGATTGGTTAGATGCGATTGATTCAGTTATTCGTGAAGAAGGTGTAGAAAGAGCACAATTTATTATTGAACAATTACTTCAACGTGCTAGATCTAACAATGTTTCTCTGCCAACAGGTACGACAACAGATTACATCAATACTATTCCAGCATCAGCTGAACCAGCTTATCCAGGAAATATCGATCTTGAGCGCAGAATTCGTGCCGCAGTACGTTGGAATGCGATGATGATGGTCTTAAGAGCTTCAAAAAAAGATTTGGAATTAGGTGGTCATTTATCATCATTCCAATCTGCAGCAACTATTTATGAAGTTTGCTTTAATCATTTCTTTAAAGCACGGACTGAAAAAAATGGTGGTGATTTAGTCTTTTTCCAAGGTCATATCTCACCGGGTATCTACTCTCGTGCTTTCCTTGAAGGACGTTTAACTGAAGAGCAGTTAGATAATTTCCGTCAGGAAGTTGGCGGTAAAGGATTATCTTCTTATCCTCATCCTAAATTAATGCCTGAATTTTGGCAGTTCCCAACAGTATCAATGGGATTAGGTCCTCTAAATGCAATTTATCAAGCTCGTTTCCTAAAATACTTACATAATCGTGGCTTAAAAGATACAGCAGATCAAACCGTTTATGCTTTCTTAGGCGATGGTGAAATGGACGAAGTTGAATCAAGAGGTGCAATTTCATTTGCTGCTCGTGAGAAGTTAGATAACTTAGTCTTTGTAATTAACTGTAACTTACAACGTTTAGATGGTCCTGTTACAGGTAATGGTAAAATTATTCAAGAACTTGAAGGCTTATTCAATGGTGCTGGTTGGGAAGTTATCAAGGTTATTTGGGGAAATCGTTGGGATAGTTTATTACAGCGAGACACTTCTGGAAAATTATTAAAATTGATGATGGAAGTGGTAGATGGTGATTACCAAACATTTAAGTCAAAAGATGGTGCTTATATCCGTGAACATTTCTTTGGACGTTATCCAGAAACTGCAGCCTTAGTTGCAGATATGACAGACGATGAGATTTGGGCATTAAATCGTGGTGGGCATGATCCAATTAAAGTCTTTGCTGCATTCAACCAAGCGAAACAAGTTAAAGATAAGCCAACTGTCTTATTAGTTAAAACAGTCAAAGGCTATGGTATGGGTGAAGCCGCAGAAGGTAAAAATATTGCTCACCAAGTTAAAAAAATGGATATGTCAGGCGTACGCCATGTACGTGATCGTTTTGCATTACCATTTACAGATGCTGAAGTTGAAAAATTACCATATATTAAATTTGAAGAAGGCTCAGAAGAGTACAATTATTTACACCAACGTCGTACTGCTTTAAATGGTTATTTACCAACACGTTTACCACGCTTTACTCAAGCACTAGAAGTCCCATCATTAGATGAATTTTCTCAATTATTTGAAGCACAATCACGCCCAATTTCAACGACTATGGCGTTTGTCCGTTCATTAAACGTATTATTGAAAAATAAATCTGTTGGGAAACATATTGTACCAATTATTGCAGATGAAGCCCGTACTTTCGGAATGGAAGGTTTATTCCGCCAAATTGGTATTTATAATCCGCATGGTCAAAACTATGTTCCACAAGATCGTGAACAAGTTGCTTATTACCGTGAAGCAACCGATGGACAGGTTTTACAAGAAGGTATTAATGAACAAGGTGCTACTGCATCTTGGATTGCAGCTGCAACTTCTTATAGTACCAATGATGTTCCAATGATCCCATTCTTTGTTTACTACTCAATGTTTGGTTTCCAACGTATTGGGGATTTAATGTGGTTAGCAGGTGATCAACGTGCTAGAGGCTTTATGATTGGTGGTACTTCAGGACGTACTACATTAAATGGTGAAGGCTTACAACACGAAGATGGTCATAGTCATATTCAAGCATTAACGATTCCAAGTTGTGTTGCTTATGATCCTGCTTTTGCCTATGAAGTGGCTGTTATTATGCAAGATGGTGTTCGCCGTATGTATGGTGAAGCCCAAGAAGATATTTATTATTATATCACCACCTTAAATGAAACCTATGAACAACCAGCAATGCCAGCTGGTGCTGAAGACGGTATCCGTAAAGGTATTTATAAATTTGAAACGGTTGAAGGTAAAGGTTCAGCGAAAGTTCAATTACTCGGTTCAGGGGCAATCTTACGTCATGTTCGTGAAGCAGCTCAGTTATTAGCAACAGATTTCGGTGTGACTTCAGATGTATATAGTGTGACTTCATTTACTGAATTAGCACGTGAAGGCTCTGCAATTGAACGTGAAAATATGTTACATCCAGAAGCAGAAGCGAAAGTACCTTATATTACTCAAGTAATGAATGATGCTCCAGCTGTTGCCGCAACGGATTATATGCGTTTATTTGCAGAACAAGTTCGTGCTTATGTTCCAGCAAGTAGTTATCGTGTATTAGGTACAGATGGTTTTGGTCGTTCTGACAGTCGTGAAAACTTACGGGAACACTTTGAAGTGAATGCACATTATGTTGTTATTGCTGCATTAACTGAATTAGTGAAAGCTGGTACTTTAGATAAGAAAGTTGTCAGTGAAGCGATTGAAAAATACGCAATTAATCCAGATAAAGTATATTCGCTATACGCATAA
- the ftnA gene encoding non-heme ferritin, with product MLKQAIVDKLNEQINLEFYSSNVYLQMSAWCENHGFSGAAAFLLRHADEEMMHMQKLFTYVNETGSLPLLGKIEAPKHDYVSLKEIFEITLEHEKLVTSKINELVEVTAMHHDHSTFNFLQWYVAEQHEEEKLFSSILEKFNLLGEDGRALYFIDRELATLDPEE from the coding sequence ATGTTAAAACAAGCTATCGTTGATAAATTAAACGAACAAATTAATTTAGAATTTTATTCTTCTAATGTTTATCTACAAATGAGTGCATGGTGTGAAAATCACGGATTCAGTGGTGCTGCGGCTTTTCTCTTACGTCATGCAGATGAAGAAATGATGCATATGCAAAAATTATTTACCTATGTGAATGAAACAGGTAGTTTACCACTCTTAGGTAAAATTGAAGCACCTAAACATGACTATGTGTCTTTAAAAGAAATTTTTGAAATTACACTTGAGCATGAAAAATTAGTAACCTCTAAAATTAATGAATTAGTTGAAGTAACCGCAATGCATCACGATCATTCAACCTTTAACTTCTTACAATGGTATGTAGCAGAACAACATGAAGAAGAAAAATTGTTTAGCTCTATTTTAGAAAAATTTAATTTACTTGGTGAAGATGGTCGTGCTTTATATTTTATTGACCGTGAATTAGCCACTTTAGACCCTGAAGAATAA
- a CDS encoding FNR family transcription factor — translation MRATAESKIGRRVQSGGCAIHCQDCSISQLCIPFTLNEHELDQLDNIIERKKPIPKAQIIFKAGDELKSLYAIRSGTIKSYTISENGEEQITSFHLPGDLVGFDAITNMQHPSFAQALETSMVCEIPFDVLDDLSGKMSKLRQQIMRLMSGEIRSDQDMILLLSKMSAEEKLAAFIHNLSCRYSARGFSAREFRLTMTRSDIGNYLGLTVETISRLLGRFQKSGLLSVQGKYITINDMPALIALAGASHRGKRII, via the coding sequence ATGAGAGCCACAGCGGAAAGCAAAATCGGTCGTCGGGTGCAATCCGGAGGTTGTGCAATTCACTGTCAAGATTGTAGTATAAGTCAATTATGTATTCCTTTCACACTAAATGAACATGAATTAGATCAACTAGATAATATCATCGAACGTAAAAAACCTATTCCTAAGGCACAGATTATATTTAAAGCTGGTGATGAATTAAAATCTCTATACGCAATCCGCTCTGGTACGATTAAAAGTTACACTATTAGCGAGAATGGTGAAGAACAAATTACTTCCTTTCATTTACCCGGTGATCTCGTTGGTTTTGATGCAATTACTAATATGCAGCATCCAAGTTTTGCCCAAGCTTTAGAAACATCAATGGTATGTGAAATTCCTTTTGATGTTTTAGATGATCTATCTGGAAAAATGTCAAAACTTAGACAACAAATTATGCGTTTAATGAGTGGTGAAATTCGCAGTGATCAAGATATGATTCTTCTCCTTTCTAAAATGAGTGCCGAAGAAAAACTGGCTGCTTTCATTCATAATCTCTCTTGTCGTTATTCTGCTCGGGGATTTTCAGCTAGAGAATTTCGTTTAACAATGACAAGAAGTGATATTGGTAACTATCTCGGTTTAACTGTGGAAACCATTAGCCGTTTACTTGGACGCTTTCAAAAAAGTGGATTATTAAGCGTACAAGGAAAATATATTACTATCAATGATATGCCTGCTTTAATTGCATTAGCTGGTGCAAGCCACCGAGGAAAACGAATAATTTAA
- a CDS encoding ImmA/IrrE family metallo-endopeptidase, translated as MSKKQIDSITQAIREIADKYGWIDSNGAVDVISLLEFGYEKFRVIPDHEMTGTLGLTLPTGEILLRESVYNGACDGNGRDRFTVAHELAHGVIHKEQIGFARPVDSNTKIYCNAEWQANEFAGRLLLPDSSIERFHYMTVSEIADLFGVSYECAQTRIAKYGK; from the coding sequence ATGTCAAAAAAACAAATAGACTCAATTACTCAAGCTATTCGTGAAATAGCTGATAAGTATGGATGGATAGATTCTAACGGAGCCGTTGATGTTATATCTCTTTTAGAATTTGGTTACGAAAAATTTCGCGTTATACCGGATCATGAAATGACGGGAACGTTAGGACTAACATTACCAACCGGAGAAATTCTTTTAAGGGAAAGTGTCTATAATGGAGCTTGTGATGGTAATGGGCGAGATCGCTTTACAGTTGCTCATGAATTAGCGCACGGTGTTATACATAAGGAACAGATAGGATTTGCTCGACCAGTGGATAGCAATACTAAAATTTATTGCAATGCTGAATGGCAGGCAAATGAATTTGCAGGGCGGCTTCTATTACCTGACAGTAGCATCGAGCGTTTTCACTATATGACGGTTTCTGAAATTGCTGATTTGTTTGGGGTAAGCTACGAATGCGCTCAAACAAGAATTGCCAAATACGGAAAATAA
- a CDS encoding nicotinamide phosphoribosyltransferase domain-containing protein, which produces MSIIGFNTVSPLGYNLILDADAYKNDHGRMLPANTHYIFSTISARKASGYNSHIVAFGIRYLIQTYISQPITQAHIDQAEYYITLHGYQFDRRRWQYIVDQHQGILPLQITAIAEGNVVPVGVPLVNIVNTDPNCAWLVSYIETLCLRVIWYMTTVASDSFALKVLLESKLRQHNGITGNFSDLSAYHLHNFGARSCAGHESEIMSGMAHALCFKGSDSMTANLSIDHYYYPQHSGIAFVSSVIASEHSVSSANSNTDTQDDFGIAVKMLDLLDQEIMRKKRAGDESQTIISVVIDTYDPYRFVKQYIGERLKSRVEQLKENNARLVLRVDSGNPIEEPIKIIQLLMAQFGYHTNAQGYKELPPYLGVLQGDGVEVESIQGILERLEAEKLSLNNLVFGMGGKLTHPTKGRDTYSFAMKSTALGTITEKGEVIWQDLFKNPITDSGKRSLKGRFTTMKNHQTGEIQAISFNQKETALKQGFEDLMIEVFNGKKQLAGKPVIFTQDFEDVRLQIQENLIKLLSQ; this is translated from the coding sequence ATGTCTATAATCGGTTTTAATACTGTTTCTCCTTTGGGGTATAATTTAATTTTAGATGCTGATGCGTATAAAAATGATCATGGTAGAATGTTACCAGCCAATACGCATTATATTTTTTCTACGATTTCTGCACGTAAAGCGAGTGGTTATAATTCACATATTGTTGCTTTTGGCATTCGCTATTTAATTCAAACCTATATTTCTCAACCCATTACTCAAGCTCATATTGATCAAGCGGAGTATTATATTACATTACATGGATACCAATTTGATCGCCGACGTTGGCAGTATATAGTTGATCAACATCAAGGTATTTTACCGTTACAAATTACGGCTATTGCAGAAGGAAATGTTGTACCAGTAGGTGTCCCTTTGGTAAATATAGTTAATACTGATCCAAATTGTGCTTGGCTTGTGAGTTATATTGAAACTCTTTGTTTACGTGTGATTTGGTATATGACAACTGTTGCTAGCGATAGTTTTGCTTTAAAAGTGTTATTGGAAAGTAAATTACGTCAACATAATGGTATAACTGGCAATTTTTCCGATTTATCAGCATATCATTTACATAATTTTGGTGCGAGAAGCTGTGCAGGGCACGAAAGTGAAATAATGAGTGGTATGGCTCATGCTCTTTGCTTTAAAGGAAGTGATAGTATGACCGCTAATTTGAGTATCGATCATTATTATTATCCTCAACATAGTGGTATTGCTTTTGTGAGTTCCGTTATTGCAAGCGAGCATTCAGTCAGTAGTGCTAATTCAAATACTGATACTCAAGATGATTTTGGCATTGCGGTTAAAATGTTAGATTTATTAGATCAGGAAATAATGAGAAAAAAACGAGCAGGAGATGAAAGTCAAACGATTATTTCGGTAGTGATTGATACCTATGACCCCTATCGTTTTGTTAAACAGTACATCGGAGAGCGTCTCAAATCACGAGTAGAACAATTAAAAGAGAATAATGCTAGATTAGTATTGCGTGTCGATTCAGGCAATCCAATTGAAGAACCAATTAAAATTATTCAACTATTGATGGCACAATTTGGCTATCACACTAATGCACAAGGGTATAAAGAATTACCACCTTATCTAGGTGTATTACAAGGTGATGGAGTAGAGGTTGAAAGTATTCAAGGTATCTTAGAACGCTTAGAAGCAGAAAAATTATCTTTGAATAATCTTGTATTTGGTATGGGAGGAAAATTAACTCACCCAACAAAAGGAAGAGATACTTATAGTTTTGCGATGAAGTCAACAGCATTAGGCACTATCACCGAAAAAGGAGAAGTAATCTGGCAAGATTTATTCAAAAATCCTATTACAGATAGTGGGAAACGTTCTTTAAAAGGGCGTTTTACTACGATGAAAAATCATCAAACAGGTGAAATACAGGCAATTTCTTTTAATCAAAAAGAAACGGCATTAAAACAAGGTTTTGAGGATTTAATGATCGAAGTATTTAATGGGAAAAAACAACTTGCAGGAAAACCTGTTATTTTTACCCAAGATTTTGAAGATGTGCGATTACAGATACAAGAAAATCTGATTAAATTATTGTCGCAATAA